Proteins from one Impatiens glandulifera chromosome 2, dImpGla2.1, whole genome shotgun sequence genomic window:
- the LOC124925516 gene encoding ferrochelatase-2, chloroplastic: MESLLSSPVNLAGLQNVIYTRRRSYCCSGLQKEAWSSSNNSYSYLPKLFAGSSGWWSETVPSLPKGSLSRHSMSMGALLTSTTQDKSTSSLTGDDKIGVLLLNLGGPETLDDVQPFLFNLFADPDIIRLPKLFRFLQKPLAQFISVLRAPKSKEGYASIGGGSPLRQITDSQAEELRKSLCSKNVPAEVYVGMRYWHPFTEEAIEQIKKDGITKLVVLPLYPQFSISTSGSSLRLLESIFREDEYLVNMQHTVIPSWYQREGYIKAMADLIEKELLKFDIPDKVMIFYSAHGVPLAYVEEAGDPYKAEMEECVDLIMEELEKRKLNNAYTLAYQSRVGPVEWLKPYTDDTIVELGKKGVKSLLAVPISFVSEHIETLEEIDVEYKELALESGIENWGRVPALGCEPTFISDLADAVIESLPYVGAMAVSNLEARQSLVPLGSIEELLAAYDSQRRELPTPVTFWEWGWTKSAETWNGRAAMLAVVVLLVLEVTTGEGFLHQWGVLPLFH; the protein is encoded by the exons ATGGAGTCCCTATTATCGTCTCCAGTTAACCTTGCTGG GTTGCAAAATGTAATATATACTCGTCGAAGGTCATACTGTTGCTCTGGATTGCAAAAGGAGGCTTGGAGTAGTAGTAACAACAGTTATTCATACCTTCCAAAACTTTTTGCTGGTTCTTCAGGATGGTGGTCGGAAACTGTGCCGTCACTACCAAAGGGTTCACTCAGCAGACATTCAATGTCTATGGGAGCATTGCTGACATCTACCACTCAGGATAAATCCACTTCATCTCTTACCGGTGATGATAAGATAGGAGTCTTGTTGCTGAACCTGGGTGGTCCAGAAACTCTGGATGATGTGCAACCTTTCTTGTTTAATCTTTTTGCTGACCCG GATATCATTCGACTGCCAAAATTGTTTCGATTTCTTCAAAAGCCATTAGCACAATTCATATCTGTTCTAAGGGCACCGAAGAGCAAAGAGGGTTATGCTTCAATTGGTGGTGGCTCACCCCTTCGGCAGATAACTGATTCACAG GCAGAAGAGTTGAGGAAGTCCCTTTGTTCTAAAAATGTGCCCGCTGAGGTTTATGTTGGCATGCGTTATTGGCATCCTTTTACTGAGGAAGCTATTGAACAG ATAAAAAAAGACGGAATTACAAAGCTGGTTGTGCTTCCTCTATATCCACAGTTTTCCATATCCACAAGTGGTTCAAGCCTTAGATTGTTAGAAAGTATATTCCG GGAGGATGAATACCTTGTGAACATGCAACACACTGTCATACCTTCATGGTACCAACGCGAAGGATATATAAAGGCGATGGCAGACCTTATTGAAAAGGAGTTGCTAAAGTTTGACATTCCAGATAAG GTGATGATTTTTTATAGTGCTCATGGGGTGCCTCTTGCATATGTGGAGGAAGCTGGTGATCCGTATAAGGCTGAGATGGAGGAATGTGTTGATTTGATCATGGAAGAGcttgaaaagagaaaattaaataatgcaTACACGCTTGCTTATCAG AGTAGAGTTGGACCAGTGGAATGGTTGAAGCCGTACACTGATGACACTATCGTTGAGCTTGGGAAGAAAGGTGTAAAAAGTCTTTTAGCAGTCCCCATTAG TTTTGTGAGCGAGCATATTGAAACACTAGAGGAAATTGATGTTGAGTACAAAGAATTGGCTTTAGAATCTGGTATTGAGAACTGGGGTCGTGTTCCTGCTCTAGGTTGTGAACCCACCTTCATATCTGATCTAGCTGATGCTGTGATTGAAAGTCTCCCATATGTTGGAGCAATGGCGGTTTCAAATCTGGAAGCTCGACAG TCTCTGGTGCCACTTGGAAGTATAGAGGAGCTATTGGCAGCATACGACTCCCAACGGAGAGAGCTTCCAACACCAGTGACGTTTTGGGAATGGGGATGGACTAAAAGTGCAGAGACATGGAATGGTAGAGCGGCAATGTTGGCAGTTGTTGTCCTTTTGGTCTTGGAAGTCACCACCGGGGAGGGTTTTCTTCATCAGTGGGGTGTACTGCCCTTATTCCACTGA
- the LOC124926202 gene encoding receptor protein kinase TMK1-like: MLRRHPASRVYFFLFLTLQILLLLSSCIRVTCQSSASDADVMQDLKTSLGLSGSLTWTDSDPCKWALVSCSNDKRVISIQIGKRELKGSLPSSLSKLTALQRFEVRDNELTGPLPSLAGLSSLQNLLLNNNNFSSIPSDFFSGMSSLQFVYLDYNPFSAWQIPESLSVASSLKLFSAISANIVGNIPDFFGGVTFPVLTDLRLSFNSLSGELPRNFSHSYIQNLWLNSQRGSSPLNGSLSVLQNMTQLTQVWLHGNSFSGPLPDFSQLNSLQDLSLRDNRLTGLVPDSLVNLQSLKVVNLTNNMLQGPRPMFNPKVALDLVKNTNSFCLDDLESSCDPIVDTLLSIAKSVGYPVVFASSWKGNDPCKSWAGLTCLNVNITVVNFQKMGLIGTISSNFSLIHSLQRLILSNNNLSGTIPVELATLPNLKYLDLSNNNLHGLVPPFRSNVVVKRDGNPDIGNDASPTPSGKPPSSSDATSKTSLVWLVVGLVIAVLLLIVAGVFCVYKSKQKRSNRVQSPNDNGMEITLANSGPSKIHIDIGTMSIGELRRMTNNFSQENILGRGGFGTVYKGVLNDGTNIAVKRMESGVMGEKGFDEFKSEIAVLTKVRHRHLVSLLGYCLEGNERLLVYEYMDKGPLSKYLFNWKEEGVEPLGWSRRLIIALDVARGVEYLHGLARQSFIHRDLKPSNILLGVDMRAKVSDFGLVRNAPDKMASLATKLAGTFGYLAPEYAATGRITTKVDVYSFGVILMELIMGQMALDNTRHEAQLVHWFDKLLANKDTFVKAIDPTIDLNQDDETLSNISIVAELAGHCSSRDPYRRPEMSHVVNVLSSLAEQWKPTINNDQNDNFGINFGGRSLSEELLNWQAYEGMPSAELSRLLHGYDNTQTNIIHTRAASSSSGL; encoded by the exons ATGCTGAGGCGCCACCCTGCTTCTAGGGTTTACTTCTTCTTGTTTCTAACGCTACagattttactattattatcatCATGCATTCGAGTTACTTGTCAGTCCAGTGCGAGTGATGCCGATGTAATGCAGGACCTGAAAACCAGCCTCGGCTTGTCAGGATCGCTTACATGGACCGACTCAGACCCATGCAAATGGGCTCTAGTCAGTTGTTCCAATGATAAACGAGTTATCAGCATCCAAATTGGTAAACGAGAACTCAAAGGCTCTCTCCCTTCCAGTCTTTCTAAACTCACCGCATTGCAGCGATTCGAAGTCAGGGACAACGAGCTCACCGGTCCTCTACCGAGTCTCGCCGGACTTTCATCGCTTCAGAATCTTTTACTCAACAACAACAATTTCTCCTCCATTCCGTCAGACTTCTTCTCTGGAATGTCTTCGCTACAATTTGTATACCTCGACTATAATCCCTTCTCTGCGTGGCAAATTCCAGAAAGCCTCAGCGTTGCTTCATCTTTAAAGCTTTTCTCTGCAATCTCTGCAAACATTGTAGGAAATATTCCCGATTTTTTTGGCGGAGTCACATTCCCGGTCCTCACGGACCTTCGGTTGTCCTTCAACAGTCTATCCGGCGAACTACCAAGAAATTTCTCCCATTCTTACATTCAGAACCTGTGGTTGAATAGTCAACGAGGAAGTTCTCCACTAAATGGCTCCCTCTCTGTGCTGCAGAACATGACTCAACTGACTCAGGTTTGGTTGCATGGTAATTCATTCTCAGGTCCATTGCCAGATTTTTCTCAGTTAAATAGTTTGCAGGATCTCAGTCTTAGGGACAATAGATTAACAGGTCTGGTTCCTGATTCTCTGGTAAATCTTCAATCGCTCAAGGTTGTGAACTTGACCAATAATATGTTACAAGGTCCAAGGCCAATGTTCAATCCCAAAGTTGCTCTTGATTTGGTAAAGAACACCAATAGTTTCTGTTTGGATGATCTTGAATCTTCTTGCGATCCAATTGTAGATACATTGCTTTCAATTGCAAAATCTGTAGGCTATCCAGTTGTATTTGCGTCGAGCTGGAAGGGAAATGATCCTTGTAAGTCCTGGGCAGGACTTACATGCTTAAATGTTAATATCACCGTCGTCAATTTTCAGAAAATGGGTCTTATTGGTACCATATCTTCAAATTTCTCATTGATTCATTCCTTGCAGAGATTGATTCTTTCCAATAATAATCTCAGCGGTACCATTCCAGTTGAGCTCGCTACTTTGCCTAACCTAAAATACTTGGATCTTTCCAACAATAACTTGCATGGCCTTGTTCCACCTTTTAGAAGCAACGTTGTTGTTAAACGGGATGGTAATCCTGATATAGGGAATGATGCAAGTCCTACCCCAAGTGGGAAACCACCCTCCAGTAGTGATGCAACAAGCAAGACTTCTTTGGTCTGGTTAGTTGTCGGATTAGTAATTGCTGTTTTATTATTGATTGTTGCTGGAGTGTTCTGTGTATACAAGTCTAAACAGAAACGGTCCAATAGAGTTCAGAGTCCAAATGATAATGGTATGGAGATTACTCTCGCGAACAGTGGACCGAGTAAGATTCACATTGACATTGGAACCATGTCAATTGGCGAATTAAGAAGAATGACAAACAATTTCAGCCAGGAAAATATACTAGGGAGAGGTGGGTTTGGAACTGTTTACAAAGGGGTACTTAATGATGGGACAAATATTGCAGTCAAAAGGATGGAATCTGGAGTTATGGGGGAGAAGGGGTTCGACGAGTTCAAATCTGAGATTGCTGTTCTTACCAAGGTCAGGCACAGACACTTGGTTAGTCTTCTAGGATATTGTTTGGAAGGAAATGAGAGGCTGCTTGTTTACGAATACATGGATAAGGGGCCCCTTAGCAAGTACCTTTTCAACTGGAAAGAGGAAGGGGTGGAACCTCTTGGGTGGTCAAGACGACTGATCATTGCTCTCGATGTGGCCAGAGGCGTTGAATATCTGCACGGCCTAGCTCGACAGAGCTTCATTCATAGAGATCTTAAACCGTCAAACATTCTCTTAGGGGTTGATATGAGAGCCAAAGTTTCTGATTTTGGCCTTGTTCGAAATGCTCCAGATAAAATGGCTTCTCTTGCTACTAAACTCGCTGGAACTTTTGGATACCTTGCACCAGAATATGCAG CAACTGGAAGAATAACAACGAAAGTAGATGTATACAGCTTTGGAGTGATTCTGATGGAACTTATAATGGGGCAGATGGCATTGGACAATACAAGGCATGAGGCACAACTAGTCCACTGGTTTGATAAACTGTTAGCAAACAAGGACACCTTCGTGAAGGCTATAGACCCAACAATTGATCTTAACCAGGATGATGAGACACTTTCCAACATCAGCATTGTGGCCGAGCTAGCAGGGCACTGCTCTTCAAGGGATCCCTACCGAAGGCCAGAAATGAGTCACGTAGTCAATGTGCTTTCGTCTCTTGCAGAGCAGTGGAAACCAACAATAAATAATGATCAAAACGACAATTTTGGTATCAATTTTGGTGGCAGGTCATTGTCTGAGGAATTATTGAATTGGCAAGCGTATGAAGGAATGCCGAGCGCTGAGCTTTCGCGACTCCTTCATGGTTATGATAATACCCAAACCAACATAATACATACTAGAgcagcatcatcatcatctgggCTTTGA